Genomic segment of Drosophila simulans strain w501 chromosome 2R, Prin_Dsim_3.1, whole genome shotgun sequence:
TCCTTCAACTCGTCATGGACTTTGTAGATGCTAAAACATAGGATAGATATGGTAATTATGAATAAGTGCAATAGATGTCCCAAAAATGCTTCCTATTGTCAAAGCAAGTAAGTTTCCACTCGAAGCTCGACTTGAGCCCATCCGATTTTTGGAacaccccctttttttttgttgtaaacGTACATTTCACCGGCGCTCTCCACCAATTCGTCGGTCCTCATATCTGTCTTGAGCTTCTCCATCTCAGTCTTGGCCAACTGCTTGGCCTTGCCGCTGGCGCAGGCGAAGTAACCGAAGGAGGAGCCAGACGGCTCGATCTTGTAGAGCTGTGGCCCCTCGACCTCGTCCCAGGAGGCGAGGATGATGGACAGTCCGAAGGGGCGGACGGCACTGTACAGAGTGTAGGCGTGGACGTAACCGGCGACTCGGTCGCACAGGTGCTTAAGCGGGATAGCCTGCTCAAATTGCTGCCTGTAGTTGGCTGCCTCCTGACGCGCAATGTCCGCCACATAGTTTCCATCCGCCACCAAGCCGGCCACCGCCATTCCGATGTTCTTTTCGATGGTGAAGATGCGTCCGCCGGCGTCCGGTTCGTACAGCTTACTGGTGATGATCTTCTCGACGGCCAGCACAACGGCGTCCTTGCCGCGAATCCCGATCACGGTGCCGCTCTTCTCCA
This window contains:
- the LOC6733776 gene encoding proteasome subunit alpha type-3; translated protein: MSTIGTGYDLSASQFSPDGRVFQIDYASKAVEKSGTVIGIRGKDAVVLAVEKIITSKLYEPDAGGRIFTIEKNIGMAVAGLVADGNYVADIARQEAANYRQQFEQAIPLKHLCDRVAGYVHAYTLYSAVRPFGLSIILASWDEVEGPQLYKIEPSGSSFGYFACASGKAKQLAKTEMEKLKTDMRTDELVESAGEIIYKVHDELKDKDFRFEMGLVGRVTGGLHLINPSELTEKARKAGDAANKEEDSDNETH